A part of Verrucomicrobiia bacterium genomic DNA contains:
- a CDS encoding non-canonical purine NTP pyrophosphatase, translated as MSKKSAKIAALIESCRGQDLNAHYLGYFACFNEGLFYEAHDVLEELWLADRQGPNYAFHKGLIQLAGAFVHLQKNRLRPSSALFKLAQTNLKKYPAHHEHLDVERVLDVIEEWMRELEEKQFSVNPLIGGKAPQIKLKPRATLLIATRNAHKVGEILAILSERFHYLTLRDFPDAPEVVEDATTFAGNATKKAVELARWLAKQPGANALVSSNLFVLADDSGLEVDALNGAPGVYSARFAALDTNQPGNSPDADNNAKLLRLLRDVPPGKRTARFRCVLALTPAIDLIEQNTSPVCSADEFEFQTQLFDGACEGEIALKSSGAGGFGYDPLFIPTGHSQSFAELGEEIKNALSHRAKALAKLRAYLNSLVAC; from the coding sequence ATGAGTAAAAAGAGCGCGAAGATTGCCGCGCTGATCGAGAGCTGCCGCGGGCAGGATTTGAACGCCCATTACCTCGGCTATTTCGCGTGCTTCAACGAAGGTCTTTTTTACGAGGCGCACGATGTATTGGAAGAACTCTGGCTTGCTGACCGGCAAGGTCCGAATTACGCCTTCCACAAAGGCCTCATTCAACTCGCCGGCGCGTTCGTCCACTTGCAGAAAAACCGGCTGCGCCCTTCCTCGGCGCTTTTCAAACTCGCGCAAACGAACCTTAAAAAATATCCGGCCCACCATGAGCATTTGGATGTCGAACGTGTCTTGGATGTCATTGAAGAATGGATGCGCGAACTGGAGGAAAAGCAATTTTCAGTGAACCCATTGATCGGCGGCAAAGCGCCGCAAATAAAATTAAAACCTCGCGCGACCTTGCTCATCGCGACCCGCAACGCCCACAAGGTTGGAGAAATTCTCGCCATCCTGTCAGAACGATTTCACTACCTGACGTTGCGTGATTTCCCGGATGCGCCCGAAGTAGTTGAAGACGCCACCACGTTCGCGGGTAATGCCACAAAGAAAGCGGTCGAGCTTGCGCGCTGGCTGGCAAAACAACCCGGCGCGAACGCATTGGTCAGTTCCAATCTTTTTGTGCTCGCGGACGATTCCGGTTTGGAAGTGGACGCCCTCAACGGCGCGCCCGGAGTTTATTCCGCCCGCTTCGCCGCGCTGGATACAAATCAGCCGGGCAATTCTCCCGATGCCGACAACAACGCCAAGCTGCTGCGACTATTGCGTGATGTCCCGCCCGGCAAACGCACGGCGCGTTTTCGTTGCGTACTGGCATTGACGCCTGCGATAGATCTCATTGAACAAAATACTTCACCCGTTTGTTCCGCGGACGAATTTGAATTTCAAACTCAATTATTCGACGGTGCTTGCGAAGGAGAAATTGCCTTGAAGTCTTCGGGTGCGGGCGGCTTCGGTTACGACCCGCTGTTCATTCCCACGGGCCATTCACAATCCTTCGCTGAGCTGGGCGAAGAAATTAAAAACGCCTTGAGCCATCGCGCCAAGGCGCTGGCGAAACTGCGGGCTTATTTAAATTCACTCGTTGCGTGCTGA
- a CDS encoding ParB/RepB/Spo0J family partition protein, whose protein sequence is MAKPALGRGLGALLGGAAPAGKPPATPPSASASSTPAPAPVDNRERVQRIPLDRIRPCSFQPRKKFSDEALRELADSIKEQGIVQPLIVREQGGHFELIAGERRWRASQLLGLAEVPVIVREADDRAVLELALIENLQRENLNAIEEAQGYSQLIEQFQLKQEEVATKVGKSRAVVANALRLLKLVPAIQDSVRDGLLSVGHAKVILGLPTEKQQKIAADRVLKEGLNVRQTEALITKLQARGTAPKNPAMPLVHDANLVDLENRLREKFGTKVRLKYQQGKGSLEIAFFNDDDLERILQIIGVKAD, encoded by the coding sequence ATGGCAAAACCAGCTTTGGGCCGCGGTCTCGGCGCGTTGTTGGGCGGGGCTGCGCCAGCGGGCAAACCGCCGGCGACACCGCCTTCCGCATCCGCTTCCAGCACGCCAGCGCCCGCACCGGTGGATAATCGCGAGCGCGTGCAACGGATTCCGTTGGATCGCATCCGCCCCTGCTCTTTTCAACCGCGCAAGAAATTTTCCGACGAGGCGTTGCGCGAACTCGCCGATTCCATCAAGGAACAAGGCATCGTCCAGCCGCTCATTGTTCGCGAGCAAGGCGGGCATTTCGAATTGATCGCGGGTGAACGTCGCTGGCGCGCTTCGCAGTTGCTCGGCCTGGCGGAAGTTCCCGTCATCGTTCGCGAGGCAGACGACCGCGCGGTGCTGGAACTTGCGCTCATCGAAAATCTTCAGCGCGAAAATTTAAATGCCATCGAGGAAGCGCAAGGCTACTCGCAACTGATCGAGCAATTTCAACTCAAGCAGGAGGAGGTCGCGACGAAAGTTGGCAAAAGCCGCGCGGTAGTGGCGAATGCCTTGCGCCTCTTGAAACTGGTTCCGGCGATTCAAGATTCGGTTCGCGATGGGCTGCTCTCGGTTGGCCACGCAAAGGTCATTCTGGGTTTGCCCACTGAGAAGCAGCAAAAAATTGCCGCCGACCGCGTGCTCAAGGAAGGATTGAATGTCCGCCAGACCGAAGCGCTGATCACAAAACTTCAAGCGCGCGGTACTGCTCCGAAAAATCCGGCGATGCCTTTGGTGCATGACGCGAACCTGGTGGATCTTGAAAATCGTCTGCGCGAAAAATTCGGCACGAAGGTGCGCTTGAAATATCAGCAGGGCAAAGGCTCGCTGGAAATCGCATTTTTCAACGATGACGACCTTGAGCGCATTCTTCAAATCATTGGCGTCAAGGCGGATTGA
- a CDS encoding PfkB family carbohydrate kinase codes for MNTPELREKCAHALDAGAERARNMSAFVGLDGFVDEIIHVVDKRDNAENFLRLPTIANLATRLAGAAGKSANIELVNQRTKLGGNGPIMANALASFGLRVTYLGTLGYPKLHPVFEPFAETAEVHSIAEPGHTDALEFEDGKIMLGKHYPLKEVTWKNIEERFGKDKFAAKFQTSDLVGFVNWTMLPYMSDVWDAMLAELCPALNGPRRKLFFDLADPEKRTRKDILRALELVVRFQKYFDVILGLNEKEALEVATVLGLNSLGGAPEDLKRIAADINHQLPVNTVVVHPVSYALAASDGDVALVEGPYIATPLITTGAGDHFNSGFCLGKLLGLDNEMCVLTGVATSGYYVRTAQSPSIENLVGLLRDWPTNGK; via the coding sequence ATGAACACACCTGAGTTACGAGAAAAATGCGCGCACGCACTGGACGCGGGCGCGGAGCGGGCCCGAAACATGAGCGCGTTCGTGGGGCTGGACGGTTTTGTGGATGAGATCATCCACGTCGTGGATAAACGCGATAATGCCGAAAATTTTTTGCGCTTGCCGACGATTGCCAATCTCGCCACGCGCCTCGCCGGCGCCGCGGGCAAGAGCGCAAACATCGAACTCGTCAATCAACGCACGAAGCTCGGCGGAAACGGTCCGATCATGGCGAATGCGCTCGCGAGTTTTGGCTTGCGCGTCACGTATCTCGGCACGCTGGGTTACCCCAAGCTGCATCCGGTGTTCGAGCCATTCGCGGAGACCGCTGAAGTGCATTCCATCGCCGAGCCCGGCCATACGGACGCGCTGGAATTTGAGGACGGCAAGATCATGCTCGGCAAACATTATCCGCTCAAGGAAGTCACCTGGAAAAATATCGAGGAGCGTTTCGGCAAAGACAAGTTCGCCGCGAAATTTCAGACTTCCGACCTGGTCGGTTTTGTGAATTGGACGATGCTGCCCTACATGAGCGATGTGTGGGATGCGATGCTCGCCGAGCTTTGCCCGGCGCTCAACGGGCCGCGCCGCAAATTATTTTTTGACCTTGCCGATCCCGAGAAGCGCACGCGCAAGGATATTTTGCGCGCGTTGGAATTGGTCGTGCGTTTTCAAAAATATTTTGATGTCATTCTTGGCTTGAATGAAAAGGAAGCGCTGGAAGTCGCGACGGTGCTGGGCCTGAATTCATTGGGCGGCGCGCCGGAAGATTTGAAACGCATCGCGGCGGACATCAATCATCAACTGCCGGTCAACACGGTCGTGGTGCATCCGGTGAGTTACGCGCTGGCTGCGAGCGACGGCGATGTCGCGCTGGTCGAAGGCCCTTACATTGCGACGCCGCTGATCACGACCGGCGCGGGTGATCATTTTAATTCCGGTTTTTGCCTCGGCAAGCTGCTGGGGCTGGACAACGAAATGTGCGTGCTGACCGGCGTGGCCACAAGTGGGTATTATGTTCGCACGGCGCAAAGTCCGAGTATTGAAAACCTTGTGGGGCTGTTGCGTGATTGGCCTACGAATGGAAAATAA
- the def gene encoding peptide deformylase has translation MILRVVKYGEPVLRKRGVRIEKITPAVKQLIADMFETMYDSHGVGLAAQQIGQALQLTVIDVREATERPSTLELNGKSADPASLMPLVLINPAVKPVTPPVEGPEGCLSFPEIYADISRPETVDVTAMNEKGEQIEFRCGGLLARAVQHELDHLNGILFIDRMKAADKTKLQPELDDLQSETKAALEKEKRKAR, from the coding sequence ATGATTTTGAGAGTTGTCAAATACGGTGAGCCGGTGCTGCGCAAAAGAGGCGTGCGCATCGAGAAGATCACGCCCGCCGTCAAACAGTTGATCGCGGATATGTTTGAAACGATGTATGACTCGCACGGCGTCGGCCTGGCGGCACAGCAAATCGGCCAGGCGTTGCAACTCACGGTCATTGACGTTCGCGAGGCGACGGAGCGCCCGTCAACGCTTGAACTCAATGGCAAGTCCGCTGATCCTGCGTCATTAATGCCACTGGTGTTGATCAATCCCGCCGTCAAGCCCGTGACGCCGCCGGTCGAGGGTCCTGAAGGTTGCTTGAGTTTTCCAGAAATTTATGCGGACATTTCGCGACCGGAAACGGTGGATGTAACCGCCATGAACGAGAAGGGGGAACAGATTGAATTTCGTTGCGGCGGATTGCTGGCGCGCGCGGTCCAACATGAACTGGATCACTTGAACGGCATTTTGTTCATTGATCGAATGAAGGCGGCCGACAAAACCAAACTTCAACCGGAGTTGGACGATTTGCAGTCTGAAACCAAAGCGGCGTTGGAAAAAGAAAAACGGAAAGCGCGCTGA
- the rpoN gene encoding RNA polymerase factor sigma-54, translating to MAQGLHLAQRMTQSLVLSPQMQQSLALLQAPTLELKALVEQEMSQNPVLEEAPSLDTDQADKKSEDGDVPESSDPAEPPSDVTYEADGVSDGAEAEGSKDKGETAEEFLAEFEKLTQIDQDFRDNYTASNSPMKASAEDEEKRQFMFDSIVAATSLQEVLLEQVRDSQLTDEQRPIAELLIGNIDDHGYLKTTLDELSFSTNIPIADIEAVLRIIQTFDPPGVGARDLQECLMRQLERSSQEDSIEYRIIKDYMDALGKRRIPEIARGLGMDVEDVQESIGRIARLEPRPGRAFLSDNNQYILPEVFVVKSGDEFLVTTNNEQIPHLRISNTYKDMMAKSGNSAEVLNYIREKIRAGKFLIKSLHQRQQTILNIGIEIVKRQREFMENGVAHLKPLTMVQVAEVVGVHETTVSRAVSGKYMQTPQGIFEMKYFFTAGIQTATGEGMSNTSVKDMISEMFKKEDPTKPLSDQEIVKMLQEKGIVIARRTVAKYRSELNILPSNLRKVY from the coding sequence ATGGCACAAGGTTTACATTTGGCCCAGCGGATGACTCAGTCCCTGGTGCTGTCGCCGCAGATGCAGCAGTCCCTTGCGTTGCTGCAGGCGCCGACCCTTGAGCTAAAGGCGCTGGTCGAACAGGAGATGTCCCAGAACCCGGTTCTCGAAGAAGCGCCCAGCTTGGATACTGATCAAGCCGACAAGAAGTCTGAGGATGGCGACGTTCCTGAATCTTCTGATCCGGCTGAACCACCCTCGGATGTCACCTACGAGGCGGATGGAGTTAGCGACGGCGCCGAAGCCGAAGGCAGCAAAGATAAAGGCGAAACCGCCGAGGAATTTCTCGCTGAATTTGAAAAGCTGACGCAAATTGACCAGGATTTTCGCGACAATTACACCGCATCGAACAGCCCCATGAAGGCGTCCGCCGAGGACGAGGAAAAACGACAGTTCATGTTCGATTCCATCGTTGCCGCGACGTCGCTTCAGGAAGTTTTGCTGGAGCAGGTGCGCGATTCTCAGTTGACCGACGAGCAGCGGCCCATCGCGGAATTGCTCATCGGCAATATTGACGACCACGGCTATCTCAAGACGACCCTCGACGAACTTTCTTTTTCCACGAACATTCCCATCGCAGATATCGAAGCGGTGTTGCGCATCATCCAGACTTTCGATCCCCCCGGCGTCGGCGCGCGCGATTTGCAGGAATGTTTGATGCGCCAGCTCGAACGCTCCAGCCAGGAAGACTCGATCGAATATCGCATCATCAAGGATTACATGGATGCGCTCGGCAAACGCCGCATCCCGGAAATCGCGCGCGGGCTCGGCATGGATGTCGAGGACGTGCAGGAGTCCATCGGCCGCATCGCACGCCTCGAACCGCGTCCGGGACGTGCGTTCCTCAGCGACAATAACCAATACATTTTGCCGGAAGTTTTCGTGGTCAAGTCCGGCGACGAATTTCTCGTCACAACCAACAACGAACAAATTCCGCATCTTCGCATCAGCAATACCTACAAGGACATGATGGCGAAGTCGGGCAATTCCGCCGAAGTGCTGAATTACATCCGCGAAAAAATTCGCGCCGGAAAATTTTTGATCAAGAGTTTGCATCAACGGCAGCAGACCATCCTCAACATCGGTATTGAGATCGTCAAACGCCAGCGCGAGTTCATGGAAAATGGCGTGGCGCACCTCAAGCCGTTGACGATGGTGCAAGTGGCTGAAGTCGTAGGCGTCCACGAAACCACTGTCAGCCGCGCGGTCTCCGGCAAATACATGCAGACGCCGCAGGGCATTTTCGAGATGAAATATTTCTTCACCGCGGGCATCCAGACTGCCACCGGTGAGGGCATGTCGAACACCAGCGTGAAAGACATGATCTCCGAAATGTTCAAGAAGGAAGACCCGACAAAGCCATTGTCCGACCAGGAAATCGTCAAGATGCTTCAGGAGAAGGGCATCGTTATCGCCCGCCGCACGGTTGCAAAGTATCGCAGCGAACTCAATATTCTCCCGTCCAATCTGCGCAAGGTTTATTGA
- a CDS encoding MBL fold metallo-hydrolase: MRVSVQFTILGSGSNGNCAYLETGETRILIDAGFSARQTRQRLAAIGRAPEGLSGILITHEHSDHISGLVGLAQKLNIPIFCNRLTREAIEFQLQTTFDCRIFSTGATFDVGDITIDTFSIPHDASDPVGFLLRTPSGNIGFLTDLGHATRLVLERIRTANVLVLETNHDLKMLQDSGRPWSLKQRIAGRHGHLSNTEAADAAEAVMSADLKHLYLGHLSRECNHPGLAESVMVERMHKIGAHHVKVELTSQATPCSTLSLAARAMNYLQESFF; the protein is encoded by the coding sequence GTGAGAGTGTCCGTCCAGTTCACCATTCTCGGCAGCGGTTCCAACGGGAATTGCGCCTATCTCGAAACCGGCGAAACCCGCATCCTGATTGATGCCGGGTTCAGCGCGCGCCAAACCCGCCAGCGCCTTGCCGCCATCGGCCGTGCGCCCGAGGGTTTGTCCGGCATTCTCATCACGCACGAGCATTCCGATCATATTTCCGGTTTGGTCGGCCTGGCGCAGAAATTAAATATCCCGATTTTTTGCAATCGTCTCACGCGAGAGGCGATCGAGTTCCAATTACAAACCACTTTCGATTGCCGGATTTTTTCCACGGGCGCGACGTTTGATGTCGGCGACATCACGATTGACACTTTTAGCATTCCCCATGATGCCTCCGACCCCGTGGGTTTTTTATTGCGCACGCCTTCGGGGAATATCGGCTTTCTCACTGATCTTGGCCACGCTACACGTCTCGTGCTCGAACGTATTCGCACCGCCAATGTCCTAGTGCTCGAAACGAATCATGACCTGAAAATGTTGCAGGATTCAGGCCGTCCGTGGAGTCTCAAGCAACGCATCGCCGGCCGCCACGGTCATCTTTCAAACACCGAGGCTGCCGATGCCGCCGAAGCCGTGATGTCCGCGGATTTGAAGCATCTTTACCTCGGCCATTTGAGCCGGGAATGCAACCATCCCGGCCTCGCGGAAAGTGTGATGGTCGAGCGGATGCACAAAATCGGCGCGCATCATGTCAAAGTGGAATTAACCAGCCAAGCTACGCCCTGCTCCACGCTCAGTCTCGCCGCGCGCGCGATGAATTATTTGCAGGAATCGTTTTTTTAA
- a CDS encoding glycosyltransferase family 2 protein — protein MNEPLPSVTVLIAARPGQADIKAVTASRSLDYPREKLEIIVARGKQPSVQRNTASREARGELIYFLDDDSMPPPENLRRAVQAFADPKVKMLGGPNICPGDAPLLEQVFALVHASWLAFGPSRARYTPVGAVRESSEKELILCNLMTRRDALLEAGGFNEALYPNEENALMDELQKRGGKLLYDPEFIVHRRPRNNLGAFAKMLRNYGRGRAEQFRLQPTLGSAPNFVPPLFCVYLLALMILFVSGHTTMLPWLLIPLFFYGFALLGQAAVLAGQGGLLESVLAIPLMFLTHLLYGVGFWRGLFTPLKPAEREKIPVTIERISL, from the coding sequence GTGAATGAACCACTGCCAAGCGTGACCGTGTTGATCGCCGCCCGACCGGGGCAGGCGGACATCAAGGCGGTCACCGCGAGCCGGTCGCTGGATTATCCGCGCGAGAAATTGGAAATCATCGTCGCGCGCGGAAAACAGCCATCCGTGCAGCGCAACACGGCGTCGCGGGAAGCGCGCGGCGAACTGATTTATTTTTTGGATGACGATTCGATGCCTCCGCCGGAAAACTTGCGGCGTGCCGTTCAAGCGTTCGCCGATCCCAAAGTCAAAATGCTCGGCGGGCCAAATATTTGCCCGGGCGATGCGCCCTTGCTCGAACAGGTATTTGCGCTGGTGCATGCAAGCTGGCTGGCATTTGGTCCGAGTCGGGCACGTTACACGCCGGTCGGCGCGGTGCGCGAATCCAGCGAGAAGGAATTAATTCTATGCAATCTCATGACGCGGCGTGACGCGTTGCTCGAAGCGGGCGGGTTCAACGAGGCGCTTTATCCTAACGAAGAAAATGCGCTCATGGACGAATTGCAAAAGCGCGGCGGCAAGTTGTTGTACGACCCCGAGTTCATCGTGCATCGGCGGCCGCGAAATAATCTGGGCGCATTCGCTAAGATGCTGCGCAACTACGGTCGCGGTCGCGCGGAACAATTTCGCCTGCAACCCACCCTCGGGTCCGCTCCCAATTTCGTGCCACCATTGTTCTGCGTCTATCTGCTGGCATTGATGATATTGTTCGTGTCGGGGCACACTACAATGTTGCCGTGGCTGTTGATTCCACTTTTTTTTTACGGCTTTGCGTTATTGGGACAAGCGGCAGTGCTGGCCGGGCAGGGTGGTTTGCTCGAAAGTGTTTTGGCAATACCGCTCATGTTCCTCACGCATTTATTATATGGCGTGGGATTCTGGCGGGGCTTGTTTACTCCGTTAAAACCGGCGGAACGCGAGAAGATACCCGTGACGATCGAACGAATATCGCTCTAG
- a CDS encoding DUF1552 domain-containing protein, whose product MKRNASSLQTVDRQRFAGLTRRRFLRGLGACLALPTFASVTPLKLLAASAVGKPGFSSGGAPVRSAFLYFPNGAIPSAFWPSNEGKGFELSDTLKPLAGTKDLVQVMGGLDQRNAIGGADGAGDHARGSGVFLTSVRIKKSATDIHAGISIDQAIANQIGHLTRFPSLELTCDSVRKSAACDSSYSCAYQYNISWSSPTTPMTPETNPRLLFERLFGAGVPGERLENIRRRQAEQRSVLDFVLDDARRMQKQLDARDKEKLDQYLTGVRSVETRIQRAEQFGVTVDPNVETPVGIPADYGEYMQIMFDMLVLAFQTDSTRVATMCLAHDGDNRSFAEIGISEGHHDLSHHQDKPDRIKKVAQIDLWYAKQFGQFLQKLKDTKDIDGKSLLHNSMIVYGGGNADGNQHTHTNLPIVLAGGGGGSLTPGRYVKYGGQPTSNLFLSMADRMGATGLDRFGDSTGRLSNV is encoded by the coding sequence ATGAAACGAAATGCTTCTTCATTGCAAACGGTTGACAGGCAGAGGTTTGCCGGTTTGACTCGCCGCCGGTTTTTGCGCGGCCTGGGTGCGTGCCTTGCCTTGCCCACATTTGCGTCGGTGACGCCGCTGAAACTTTTGGCGGCGTCCGCGGTGGGAAAACCCGGGTTTAGCTCCGGTGGCGCGCCGGTGCGGTCGGCCTTTCTTTATTTTCCGAATGGCGCGATTCCATCCGCCTTTTGGCCTTCGAATGAGGGCAAGGGTTTTGAACTGAGCGACACTCTCAAGCCCCTGGCGGGAACCAAAGATTTAGTTCAGGTGATGGGTGGCTTGGATCAACGCAATGCCATCGGTGGAGCCGACGGCGCGGGCGATCACGCGCGCGGCAGCGGTGTGTTCCTGACCAGTGTGCGCATCAAGAAAAGCGCGACGGATATTCACGCGGGCATTTCGATTGACCAGGCGATTGCTAACCAGATCGGGCATCTTACGCGGTTTCCTTCGCTGGAATTGACCTGTGATAGCGTGAGAAAATCCGCAGCGTGCGATTCGAGTTATTCCTGCGCGTATCAATACAACATCTCGTGGAGTTCGCCGACCACGCCGATGACGCCCGAGACTAATCCGCGTTTGCTTTTTGAACGGCTCTTCGGCGCGGGCGTACCGGGCGAACGCCTGGAAAACATCCGCCGCCGGCAGGCTGAGCAGCGCTCCGTGCTGGACTTCGTGCTCGATGACGCGCGCCGCATGCAAAAGCAACTCGACGCGCGCGACAAGGAAAAGCTCGATCAATATCTTACTGGCGTCCGGTCGGTCGAAACCCGCATCCAAAGAGCCGAGCAATTTGGTGTCACGGTGGATCCGAATGTGGAAACGCCCGTGGGCATCCCGGCGGATTACGGCGAGTACATGCAAATCATGTTCGACATGCTGGTGCTGGCGTTCCAGACAGACTCGACGCGCGTCGCCACGATGTGCCTTGCCCATGACGGCGACAACCGTTCATTCGCGGAGATCGGCATTTCGGAAGGGCACCATGATCTTTCGCATCATCAGGACAAACCGGACCGCATTAAGAAAGTCGCGCAAATTGATTTGTGGTACGCAAAACAATTCGGACAGTTTCTTCAAAAATTGAAGGACACGAAGGACATTGACGGCAAATCGCTGCTGCACAATTCCATGATCGTCTATGGCGGCGGCAATGCGGACGGCAATCAGCACACGCACACGAATTTGCCGATCGTCCTCGCGGGCGGCGGCGGCGGCTCACTTACTCCGGGCCGTTATGTGAAATATGGCGGCCAACCCACCAGCAATCTGTTCCTGAGTATGGCTGACCGGATGGGCGCGACCGGTCTGGATCGCTTCGGCGATTCCACGGGCCGCTTGTCCAACGTCTGA